The following are encoded in a window of Microcoleus sp. bin38.metabat.b11b12b14.051 genomic DNA:
- a CDS encoding DEAD/DEAH box helicase: MRYNLRDYQVELIEQIFSSWQTNRRIMLQLATGGGKTVVFAHLARQFVQKGMGVLVLAHKEELLLQAKEKLEAVTGLPAGIIKSGYPYQSQYELQIASIQSLIRRKHTPEAGLVIVDEAHHASSKTYTQLMARYPEAYILGCTATPHRIDGQGFKWLFDSLISGPSTKDLIDQNYLSSYKLFQAAKIANTTKVKSTGGDFNVGQLAESVASQIEPIDVVTEWQRRAEGQKTIIFAVDIARSIQYKDAFKAEGIAAEHLDGQTPSQQRKEILEQFASGEILVLTNCGIISEGFDLPSIEAVQIVRPTKSLSMWLQMVGRSLRTSEKKSSATIIDHTKNWQLLGLPDDDRDWSLNPIPLQESAKRFLHINCDDCGHVFKPLGHEMETKFCICPNCLAQHEFEIGTGGTPPTKSLDANEAEGEVDLEVNGLHQAIIDSLIEQQERFQRKPGWVVFRLRELPSINPGFDIKALSLGDWRYLASKLEYKTGWAFIKWQEAQSGELFDSPDHWSKTPIFKDLIENLDAPEQKRFRPTATSKPKLREI, encoded by the coding sequence ATGAGATACAACCTCAGAGACTATCAAGTAGAACTCATTGAGCAAATTTTCAGTAGCTGGCAAACCAACCGCCGCATCATGCTACAACTGGCAACCGGCGGCGGCAAAACCGTAGTCTTTGCCCACTTAGCGCGCCAATTTGTACAAAAGGGCATGGGCGTGCTCGTACTCGCCCACAAAGAAGAATTGCTGCTGCAAGCTAAAGAAAAACTGGAGGCCGTGACCGGCCTGCCAGCGGGCATCATCAAATCTGGCTATCCGTACCAATCCCAATACGAGCTACAAATTGCCAGCATCCAGTCTCTAATTCGGCGCAAGCACACCCCAGAAGCAGGGCTGGTAATCGTGGATGAAGCTCACCACGCATCCTCAAAAACTTACACCCAATTGATGGCACGCTATCCCGAAGCCTACATCTTGGGCTGCACCGCCACACCCCACCGGATTGATGGTCAGGGGTTCAAATGGCTTTTTGACAGTCTGATATCCGGCCCATCAACCAAGGATTTAATTGACCAGAACTACCTGTCTAGTTACAAATTATTTCAAGCCGCCAAGATAGCGAACACCACCAAAGTCAAATCAACTGGTGGCGATTTTAACGTTGGTCAACTCGCGGAATCAGTTGCGAGTCAAATCGAGCCGATCGACGTTGTAACGGAATGGCAGCGACGGGCGGAAGGTCAAAAAACAATTATTTTTGCTGTAGACATTGCCCGTTCGATCCAATATAAAGATGCTTTTAAAGCTGAAGGGATAGCGGCCGAACATCTCGACGGACAAACACCAAGCCAACAGCGAAAGGAGATTCTAGAGCAGTTTGCCAGCGGCGAAATTTTGGTGTTGACAAACTGCGGAATTATTTCTGAAGGATTCGACCTCCCCAGCATTGAGGCAGTACAGATTGTGCGGCCCACAAAATCGCTGAGTATGTGGCTGCAAATGGTAGGGCGATCGCTGCGAACTTCTGAAAAGAAAAGCTCAGCAACCATCATAGATCACACGAAGAACTGGCAACTGTTGGGCTTACCAGATGACGACAGAGACTGGAGCTTAAATCCGATTCCACTACAAGAATCAGCAAAGCGCTTTCTTCACATCAACTGTGATGATTGCGGTCACGTATTCAAGCCACTCGGTCACGAGATGGAAACCAAGTTTTGCATCTGTCCAAATTGCTTGGCTCAGCATGAATTTGAAATCGGCACAGGCGGAACCCCACCCACAAAGTCACTAGATGCCAACGAGGCTGAAGGTGAAGTTGACCTAGAAGTTAATGGCTTACATCAAGCAATTATCGACTCACTAATCGAACAACAAGAGCGGTTCCAACGAAAACCAGGATGGGTAGTTTTCCGGCTACGAGAACTGCCGAGCATCAACCCTGGATTCGACATTAAAGCCCTATCACTTGGCGACTGGAGGTATTTGGCTAGCAAGCTTGAATACAAAACCGGATGGGCATTTATCAAATGGCAAGAAGCGCAATCAGGCGAATTGTTTGACAGCCCCGATCACTGGAGCAAGACTCCAATTTTCAAGGACTTAATCGAAAATTTAGACGCGCCTGAGCAAAAAAGATTCAGGCCCACTGCAACCAGCAAGCCCAAACTTAGAGAGATATAA
- a CDS encoding helix-turn-helix transcriptional regulator, translated as MTDNEKKQGTPVTPVWIRKRSGLTQRQASDLIGVRESTISEWERGVSSPSVLLLPKIMNTYQCTADEVIKAFENLHKQKQQQAQLVASN; from the coding sequence ATGACAGATAACGAAAAAAAACAAGGAACGCCTGTAACGCCTGTGTGGATTCGGAAACGATCTGGTTTAACTCAAAGACAAGCTTCTGATCTAATAGGAGTAAGGGAATCTACTATTAGCGAGTGGGAGCGTGGTGTTTCTTCCCCAAGTGTCCTTTTGTTGCCTAAAATTATGAATACTTACCAATGCACGGCAGATGAGGTTATTAAAGCTTTTGAGAATCTTCACAAGCAAAAGCAGCAACAAGCTCAGCTTGTTGCTAGTAATTAA